In Carcharodon carcharias isolate sCarCar2 chromosome 31, sCarCar2.pri, whole genome shotgun sequence, a genomic segment contains:
- the LOC121271671 gene encoding somatostatin receptor type 5-like → MEKPLSYLVTPSTSPLFYSIPTLSVENVSSNSTSEPAGKPSGGAILIPAIYFTVCVIGLSGNTLVIHVILHYAKMESVTNLYILNLAIADELFMLGLPFLAIQNALSYWPFGSLMCRLVMTVDGINQFTSIFCLTVMSIDRYLAVVHPMKSIKWRKSHVAKIVNAMVWAVSFVVVLPVVIFSDVKTGMHTCNINWPEPIIIWSTAFIIYTATLGFFAPLLVICICYLLIVIKVKSSGKKVRATSTKRKKSERRVTWMVVIVVAVFVFCWLPFYVMNIVNLVSTMPSEPALVGLYFFVVVLSYANSCANPIIYGFLSDNFKQGFRKILCRATRKVDEKNPGSRGTSNTFLEMRHIHNIAQNVQAQDSLLGISSEQKIPNEILPNSAKNGTLEISDL, encoded by the coding sequence ATGGAAAAACCTCTATCCTATCTTGTGACACCTTCGACAAGTCCTTTATTTTACAGCATTCCAACACTTTCTGTCGAAAACGTATCCAGTAACAGCACCTCGGAGCCAGCAGGCAAACCCAGCGGAGGCGCCATACTGATCCCAGCCATATACTTCACTGTGTGTGTCATCGGACTCAGTGGCAACACTCTTGTCATCCACGTCATCCTTCACTACGCCAAAATGGAGTCAGTCACCAACCTCTACATCTTGAACCTGGCCATAGCCGATGAGCTCTTCATGCTAGGCCTGCCTTTCCTCGCCATCCAGAATGCCTTGTCCTATTGGCCTTTCGGCTCATTGATGTGCCGGCTGGTCATGACGGTGGACGGGATCAACCAGTTTACTAGCATCTTCTGCCTCACTGTAATGAGCATCGACAGGTACCTTGCAGTGGTCCATCCCATGAAGTCCATCAAATGGCGCAAATCCCATGTGGCCAAGATCGTCAACGCCATGGTCTGGGCTGTCTCCTTCGTGGTGGTCCTTCCAGTTGTCATCTTCTCAGATGTGAAGACCGGCATGCACACCTGCAACATCAACTGGCCAGAGCCCATTATCATCTGGTCCACGGCTTTCATCATTTATACAGCCACGCTGGGCTTCTTTGCTCCTCTGCTGGTCATCTGCATCTGCTACCTCCTCATTGTGATCAAGGTGAAGTCCTCTGGCAAGAAGGTGAGGGCCACTTCCACCAAGAGGAAGAAATCAGAGCGTCGGGTGACCTGGATGGTGGTCATCGTGGTGGCCGTCTTCGTCTTCTGCTGGCTGCCTTTCTACGTGATGAACATAGTCAACCTGGTGTCCACCATGCCCTCGGAGCCCGCCTTGGTGGGCCTCTACTTCTTCGTGGTGGTGCTGTCGTACGCCAACAGCTGCGCCAACCCCATCATCTACGGCTTCCTCTCGGACAACTTCAAGCAAGGCTTCCGCAAGATCCTGTGCCGCGCCACCAGGAAAGTGGACGAGAAGAACCCAGGCAGTAGAGGGACAAGCAACACCTTCTTGGAGATGCGGCATATCCACAATATTGCCCAGAACGTTCAGGCGCAAGACAGCCTGCTGGGCATCAGCTCAGAGCAGAAGATCCCCAACGAAATCTTACCTAACTCAGCCAAAAATGGGACACTGGAGATCAGTGACTTGTAA